The following coding sequences are from one Rutidosis leptorrhynchoides isolate AG116_Rl617_1_P2 chromosome 11, CSIRO_AGI_Rlap_v1, whole genome shotgun sequence window:
- the LOC139875059 gene encoding disease resistance protein RUN1-like → MVIITEIPEDNIYGVFLSFRGVDTRLGFTDHLHKALIDSKIKTFLDDEEIETGEDLKPELECAIKASKASIIVLSKNYATSTWCLDELVLILEQRLISDHIVIPVFYHVEPTDVRKQQNSFGDAMTKHKETMEKETDVNRKSQRAEKIGKWEKALTEVTDLKGKDAKGRRETEFIEEIVTNIYRRIGGSQMTSLPYLFGMEASIEFVSTWLKNGSSDDKVDILTILGMGGIGKTSLARYVYGSYAQLFERSSFIEGIGTKCNAQVYRLLDLQKQLFGDIATKCPIQGDDSLEYTVKIEKALTQRKMLIILDDVDSVDQLCLLLGKKGFHPGSKIIITTKDASLTDTYASIINPKVQPEHKKYLLKGLHTQASMELLSHHAFMSTSPKEGYEEVSKKIMEYCEGHPLALKVLGESLHNQSVDEWEDRIQVLKEETDSRINKALRMSFDSIPSNNDKELLKHICCFFVGKHRIFTSTILNACKIRTLSGFRNLIDRCLLVIEYDTLTMHSLIQEMGRDVVRQESINKPWKRSLLWWCSEESLKVLKRKKGTGKIKGLSLNMKMLENEKLGRSFQLQTDALSAMDNLMILHLDYIKFNGCYDNFSEELRWLSMHGFPSKSIPSELPTENLVALDLSYSNIVSFGNPQPPDSGKKQLFGSLKFLDLSFCEHLEKLGSFHEIPILERLVVRNCISLTEICESLEHCAELVIIDLSNCNKLEKFPRAIGKLKKLETLWLDGCNTFERQTKVRDTESQPSSSAIVEVIPMPQINLFEISFPSTLVRLSLAHNNLSNESFPVNMSSLCMLRQLGLDGNPIVSMPNCVRSLIRLERLSMGYCDMLTSIEHPPSTLQILVHTTSDPLADCSLNRIVFDPEMSPLLLITDSKVLETSSDVVVEGIVKKQPLVDVEENLLTTLGWTDLDLIKRRHFQILGKYEKAQIQSQMYYKFGIFSTFYGGNKAMPNWIKNSNRGNSISFTIPTSSKYLKGLNLCCVQNPCICDIDSGDGKSLNGFDLPMIRISNITQNRTWIYIHCLRSSGVYVDEEYLTFLSHWMFGINEMVVGDQITITTEDQFSDDNMTDECGVSFVYDDDDESNEEEEEEDDVLSYYKSWNHIIGGDLSGFQTTTGEYILNTYNFRRYSRNIVYYDNMVPSESRYKVDIAIRQHHNGEV, encoded by the exons ATGGTTATTATCACTGAAATTCCAGAAGATAACATATATGGTGTTTTTTTAAGCTTCAGAGGTGTTGATACTCGTCTCGGTTTCACTGATCATCTTCATAAAGCACTCATTGATTCCAAAATCAAAACCTTTCTTGATGACGAAGAGATTGAAACAGGAGAAGATTTAAAACCTGAATTGGAGTGTGCAATCAAAGCGTCAAAGGCTTCTATAATCGTGCTATCAAAGAATTATGCTACTTCGACTTGGTGTCTTGATGAGCTAGTATTGATCCTGGAGCAACGTTTGATCTCTGACCATATTGTTATCCCCGTCTTCTATCATGTGGAGCCCACTGATGTCAGGAAGCAACAAAATAGCTTCGGAGATGCGATGACGAAGCATAAAGAAACTATGGAGAAAGAAACTGATGTCAATAGAAAAAGTCAACGGGCAGAAAAGATTGGAAAATGGGAAAAAGCACTTACAGAAGTTACTGATCTAAAAGGAAAAGATGCAAAGGGCAG GCGAGAGACGGAGTTTATTGAAGAAATTGTTACCAATATTTACCGTAGGATAGGTGGGTCCCAGATGACTAGTCTACCATACCTTTTCGGGATGGAAGCTTCAATTGAATTTGTTTCTACATGGTTGAAAAACGGATCCTCTGATGATAAGGTTGATATTCTCACTATCTTAGGAATGGGTGGGATTGGGAAGACTTCTTTGGCCAGATACGTATATGGGTCGTATGCTCAATTATTTGAAAGAAGCAGCTTTATTGAAGGTATCGGTACAAAATGCAATGCACAAGTTTATAGATTGCTTGATCTACAGAAACAACTTTTTGGGGACATTGCAACAAAATGTCCGATTCAAGGTGATGATAGTTTGGAGTATACTGTTAAAATTGAGAAGGCGCTAACTCAAAGAAAGATGCTTATAATTCTTGATGATGTTGATAGCGTCGACCAGTTGTGTTTGTTGCTCGGAAAGAAAGGTTTTCACCCCGGAAGCAAGATTATAATAACAACCAAAGATGCATCACTTACAGATACATATGCATCAATAATCAACCCTAAAGTTCAACCCGAGCATAAGAAATACTTACTTAAAGGCTTACACACGCAAGCATCAATGGAGCTTTTAAGTCATCATGCGTTCATGAGTACGAGTCCCAAGGAAGGTTATGAAGAAGTGTCAAAAAAGATTATGGAGTACTGTGAAGGACATCCATTGGCTCTTAAAGTATTGGGTGAGTCTCTACATAATCAATCAGTAGATGAATGGGAGGATCGTATACAAGTGTTGAAGGAAGAAACTGATTCTCGTATTAACAAGGCGTTGCGAATGAGCTTTGATTCGATACCGTCGAACAATGATAAGGAATTGCTTAAGCATATTTGTTGCTTTTTTGTTGGTAAACATAGAATTTTCACCTCAACTATATTAAATGCATGTAAGATACGCACACTAAGTGGGTTCAGAAATCTCATTGATCGATGCCTACTAGTTATAGAATATGACACATTAACGATGCATTCACTGATTCAAGAGATGGGTAGAGATGTAGTACGTCAAGAATCAATTAACAAGCCATGGAAGCGTAGTCTGTTATGGTGGTGTTCTGAAGAGTCATTAAAAGTATTGAAACGGAAAAAG GGTACAGGAAAAATAAAAGGACTCAGCCTTAACATGAAAATGCTTGAGAATGAGAAGTTAGGTCGATCATTTCAACTTCAGACTGATGCATTGAGTGCAATGGATAATTTGATGATACTACATCTTGATTATATCAAATTTAATGGCTGTTACGATAATTTCTCAGAAGAATTAAGATGGTTGAGTATGCATGGGTTCCCCTCAAAGTCCATACCTTCTGAGTTACCAACGGAAAATCTCGTTGCTCTCGACTTGTCATATAGCAATATTGTATCATTTGGTAATCCACAACCACCTGATAGTGGGAAAAAG CAATTGTTTGGATCATTGAAGTTTCTTGATCTGAGTTTTTGTGAACACCTTGAAAAGCTAGGAAGCTTTCACGAAATCCCTATACTTGAGAGGTTAGTAGTTAGAAATTGCATAAGTTTGACTGAGATTTGTGAATCACTTGAGCACTGTGCTGAATTGGTCATCATCGATCTGAGTAACTGCAACAAGCTTGAGAAATTTCCAAGAGCCATAGGTAAGTTGAAGAAGCTTGAAACGCTATGGTTAGATGGTTGCAATACCTTTGAGCGTCAAACCAAGGTTAGGGATACGGAGTCACAACCATCTTCCTCTGCCATCGTGGAGGTTATACCTATGCCACAAATTAATTTGTTTGAAATTTCTTTTCCTAGCACACTAGTAAGGTTGTCACTTGCACATAATAATTTGTCCAATGAATCCTTCCCCGTGAATATGAGTTCCCTATGCATGTTAAGACAGTTAGGTTTAGATGGAAATCCGATTGTTTCCATGCCAAACTGTGTAAGAAGCCTCATTAGGCTTGAGAGACTTAGTATGGGCTACTGTGATATGCTAACGTCAATCGAACATCCTCCATCTACACTGCAAATTTTGGTCCACACTACATCTGATCCACTTGCAGACTGTTCGTTGAATAGAATTGTTTTCGATCCAGAAATGTCCCCACTCTtattaattacagattcaaaagtaTTAGAAACTTCATCAGATGTTGTAGTTGAAGGCATAGTCAAAAAACAACCTTTGGTAGATGTTGAGGAAAATTTATTAACTACTTTGGGCTGGACTGATTTAGATCTGATTAAAAGAAGGCACTTCCAAATATTAGGAAAATATGAGAAAGCACAAATCCAAAGCCAG ATGTATTATAAATTTGGTATATTCAGCACATTTTACGGGGGGAACAAAGCTATGCCAAACTGGATTAAAAATAGCAACAGGGGGAATTCAATATCATTTACCATCCCAACATCTTCTAAATACCTAAAAGGATTAAACTTATGTTGTGTGCAGAATCCTTGTATTTGTGACATTGATAGTGGCGACGGAAAATCATTAAATGGTTTTGACTTGCCAATGATAAGAATTAGCAATATAACACAGAATCGCACGTGGATATACATTCATTGTTTACGTAGTTCAGGTGTCTATGTAGATGAAGAGTATTTAACGTTCTTAAGCCATTGGATGTTTGGAATAAATGAGATGGTAGTCGGTGACCAGATTACTATTACTACAGAAGACCAATTCTCAGATGATAATATGACAGATGAGTGTGGGGTTAGCtttgtgtatgatgatgatgatgaaagcaatgaggaggaagaagaagaagatgacgtGTTGAGTTATTACAAGTCGTGGAATCACATAATTGGTGGTGATCTCTCTGGCTTCCAGACCACCACTGGAGAATACATCCTAAACACATATAATTTTCGGCGGTATAGCAGAAATATAGTTTACTATGATAATATGGTTCCATCCGAAAGCCGTTATAAAG TTGACATTGCTATTAGACAACACCACAATGGGGAGGTGTAG